In the genome of Deltaproteobacteria bacterium, the window TCCAAGGTCGGGACCTTTCTGGAGATCACCGAGGACGCTCGCACCGGCGTCCCGGGTCGCAAGTGCTTCGCCATCGAGGGGGAGTCGAGCCGGTGGAGCGACCGTCTCGCAGCCCTGCAAGACCGGGACAAGCCGGAGGTGGAGCGCCGCTGCAAGCTCTACCAGAATAAGGTCGTCTGCAAGCTTTACAGCGTATGCAAGGGTGACACGGTCCAGCTGCTCGAGAACTCCTCGGCCGTGCTGCGCGAGCCGTACCAGAAGGTGCGGTACATGGTCTTCTCCGACTGCGGGGAGCCCTTCTTCGCCGAAGGCTGGCTCTACGCGTGGGACTACGCCATGACGCCTCGCGAGACCGGGATCGTGCTGACGCACCGGCGCTACGGGATGGTCCTGCCCTTCGTGCGGAGCGACGACCCCGCCCTCGAAGGGGCCATGGGCGGCGTGGCGTGGAAGGGGCTCTGGCAGTCCAAGGAGAGCCTGCCGCGCTGGTTCGTCCCGCTCGGCGCGGGCAACGCGGCGAAGGTGACGCGTGGGCACGCCCTGCGCGGCTACTCCTGCCAGAACGTGCGCGCCCGCCCGTCGAGCAGCTCGCGCGTAGAGGATTGCCTGCCGCAGGGCCACGATCTCGAGGTGCTGGCGCGGACTCCCGCCGAGGGAGGGTGCTGGTACAAGGTCCGCTACGCGACGCGGAAGGGGACCCTCGTGCAGCAGAAGCAGGCCTACGTGCTCCAGGCCGTGGTGCGCGACGGCGCCGACGCGTGGGAGGCCGAGCCGCGGCACCTCGAGTGGGAACGCCAGCTCTACTACCTGGCTCCGCCGCCGCCGGTGCTCACGCTCCCCGGCTGCACGACCAACGAGCAGTGTCCCCTGGACGAGATCGGGCACGGCCAGTTCTGTCGCAAGCCCGACGGGCAGTGCGGCGGCTCGGGGACCTGCGTCCCGCTCCCGTGGGATTGCTCTCCCATCCCCGAGGGGCCCACGGTGGTGGGCTGCGACGGCCGGTGCTACGCCGACCCGTGCTACGCCTTCATTCAAGGGGTGAACGTCCAGCGCGTGCAGGCCTGCGTCGCGCCCTGAGCGACCGCGCCGGGACCTCAGTTCCAGAGCTTCGGCTCGTCCTTGCGCCCGCCGGGGAGCACGGTGAGATGCCCCGGCTTCGGCGGCTTGCGGCGCCCCCGCGGGCCGAGCCACCTCGGCACGAAAAAGAAGAGCAGCGCGGCCAGCGCCCCACCCGCACCGAGGGCGAGCTCCAGGTACGCCCGCGCGAGCGCGTTACCGATCACGAGGAAGGCGCCGAGGATGACCGCGGTCCACTTCGCGCGCAGCGGAAGCACGCCGTAGAAGAACGCCAGGTGGTTCGGGAAGAGCAGCGCGAAGGCGAGCACCATCCCCATGGTCGAGCCGCCGGAGCCCGCTATGAGCTGTTTCGGGAAGGCGACGCCCACGACCAGCGCGGCGAGAAGCCCGACCACGCCGCAGGTGATCCAGAAGACGAGGAAGCGGCGCGTGCCCCACCAGCGTTCGAGGGCGCTGCCGAAGACCCAGAGGACCAGCATGTTGAAGAGGAGGGCCTGGGTCTGCCCCTCGACGTGGAGCCACAGGGCCGAGAGTGGCTGCCAGACGCGGTGGTCGCGCAGGACCTGATCGGCGCTCTGCACGAGCGTGCGCTTGACCCACGCCGGTCCGTCCCCGAAGGCGTAAAGGAGGAAGAGGCCGATCTGCACACACAGCAGCACGAGCGCGCCACGCGGCAGGCGCCCGCCCATGCGCACGAGCTTGGTATCCGGCCCGATGACGACGTGCCGCCGCATGTAGATCTACTTCAGTTCGTCCGGGTCCTTCGGGTCCGCGCACTGCGGGTCGAAGAGGTCCACGAGCCCATCGCCGTCGTCGTCCATTCCGTCTCCGCAGGCAGGGGGCGCGGGCAAGGCGGCGTGCACCGAGACCAGACCGCTCTCGGGGATGGAGGCCGCGACGCGCACCGGGCCGATGAGGCGCAGCCCGCCGGGATTCAGCCCGTAGACCTCGAGGGTCGCGGGGCCCGTGGGGAGACCGGGGCCGCGTCCGACGGCGCCCTCCGCGATGGAGAAGCAGGCGAAGCGCGTGACCTCCAGGGTGTCGCCCGTCTGCGCGAGCACCTCCACGGCGTCGATGCCGCGCAGGCTGCAGTCGCGCACGCTGCGGACCGCGCACGCCGGGTCACCGGGCTTGTCGCAGCCGACCGACCAGCGGAGCTCGTAGGAGCCGCTCGGGCCGCAGGCGCCGAGAAGGAGCAGCGCGCCGAGCAGCGGCGCGACGGTGGGGCGCGAGAGCAGACCGAGTGACATGCTGGAAAGGTACCGGCGGCCTCTGGTGCGGTCAATGGGCGCTGCGTCGCCGGCGACCGCGTCCGGCCGTCCTGGCTCCCCTACCTCCCTTTCGCTATACTCCACCGCCATGTCCTATTTGCTAGCCATCGGTGGTCTCGCCGTCCTGATCGTCATTCACGAGCTTGGCCACATGATGGTCGCCCGCTGGTCGGGGATGCGCGTGGACAAGTTCAGCATCTTCTTCGGCCCGCCGCTGCTCAAGTGGCGCGGCAAGGAGACGACCTACCAGCTCGCCGTGGTTCCCGTGGGCGGCTACGTGCAGATCGCCGGGATGAACCCCCACGAGCAGCTCCCTCCCGACGATCCCGGCTCGTATCAGAACAAGTCCGCTCTGGCGCGCTTCGCCACCGTCTTCGCGGGGCCGGCGGTGAACTACCTCTTCGCCATCCTGCTCATGGTCGTCGTGATGCTGGCCTGGGGGATCCCGCGCTGGCAGCTCACGGTGGACAAGGTGGAGCCGAAGGCCCCCGCGGCCACCGCCGGCATGCGGTCGGGAGATCTGATCGAGGCGATTGCCGGGCACCCCGTGACCGGCGTGGAGGAGGTCCTGGCGGCGATTGGCGGCAGCAGCGGCCAGCCGCTCGTGGTGAAGCTCAAGCGCGCGGGCCAGCCGGTGAGTCTGAAGGTCACCCCGATGAAGGACGGGGGCGGCTACCGGATCGGCATCGGCTTCGGCCGCAAGCTCTCCTTCGGCAGCGTCGGGGCGGGCAACGGCGTGCTCCTGGCGCTCTACTATCCCTTCGCCGAGTCGAAGAAGATCCTGGCCGGCCTCGGGCGCCTGGTGACCGGGAAGGTGAGCGCGAAGCAGGTGGGCGGTCCGCTCGAGATCGTGCGCCAGCTCAAGATGAGCTTCGAGGACAGCTTCGCCATGGCGCTCATCTTCCTCGCCATGCTGAACGTCTACCTCGGGCTCTTCAACCTGCTGCCGCTCCCCGCGCTCGACGGCGGGCGCCTGGTCTTCCTGGCCTACACCATCCTCTTCCGCCGGCCCGTGAACCAGCGCTTCGAGAACGCCGTGCACACGGCGGGCTTTCTGCTCCTGCTCGGTCTGCTGGTGCTCGTGACCTACCGGGACATTGCGCGCATCTTCCAGTAGCGCATCCGCGGGTGGCGTCCCCTGCCGCACTGACGCTATAGTGCCCGCCGCCTTTTCCGAGGAGAGCTTCATGCGTCGCCTGCTCGCGTATCTCTTGCCCCTGGGTCTCTTCCTGCCGGCCTGCGCCGGAGTCGGGACCCCGCCGGTGATCTACCTGGCGCGCCACGGCCAGTCCCCCTGGAACCGCGTCGGGCGGGTGCAGGGCGACCCTGGCCTCGACGCAGTCGGGTACGTCAACCGCGCGCAGCTCTGGTACCTGCTCAAGGACGAGCCCATTGCGGCGGTCTACACGAGCGGCCTGCGGCGGACCATCCTCACCGCGGAGCTGGTCGCGCGGCAGCACAAGCTGCCGATTCAGCCGCGCCCGGTGCTCAACGAGATCGATACCGGTCTCCTCCTCGGGATGTGCTACGCGCAGATCAACCCCTGGGAGATGCACGCGGGGGACGAGAAGTGCGAGGTCCCGGCGCGCGGAAGCCGCCCCGAGGAGACGTTGAAGTGGCTCCGTCCGCTCGTGAAGGACCTGCGGGGACACCGCCTGGATGGCAAGGCGCCCCTCGGGGAGAGCTACCTGGACATGGCCGTGCGCACGCAGAAGTTCGTGGACGAGCTGCGCGCGGGGTGGCAGAGCCGTCCCGTGCTCGTCGTGGGGCACGGCGTGGTGAACCGCATCCTGCTCCACCAGCTCCTCGGCTGGCCGCTCGCGAACGTCTCGAAGATCCGGCAGGAGAACGATCAGGTCTACAAGATCGAAGGAGCCGACACGGCGAGCCCGACGGTGTCGCTCTTCACGCCGGGGTTCGGCTGGCGACGCTGCACGCCGCCGTCGCAGGTGGGGCAGAAGCAGCTCGACTGCAACCCGGGGCCTGCCAAGGCGGAGTCGCCACGCCCCGCGCCTGCCCCGGCCACCGCGCCTGCGCCGAGCGCGCCCGCTCCGGCCCCTGCGGCTCCCGGCACGGCGACGCCGTAGTCAGGTACGACGCCGCAGCGACGAACGACCCTCAGAGATCGATGCGCTCGGTCCAGCCGTACGGGTCCTTCACCTTGCCGTACTGGATGCCGAGCAGATAGTCGTAGAGCTGCTGCGAGAGCTGCCCGGTGTGGCCGTCGCCCACGGTGTGCATCGTGCCGCGGAAGGAGAAGGCTCCGACGGGGGAGACCACCGCAGCGGTCCCGGTACCGAACACCTCTTTGAGCGTGCCGTTCTCGGCGGCGGCCACGACCTCGTGGATCGAGAGCAGGCGCTCCGACACGTGGTGGCCCCAGTCGCGCAGGATGCGGAGCACCGAGTCGCGTGTCACGCCGTGCAGGATGCTGCCCGTGAGCGGGCTCGTGATCACCTCGTCGCCGATGACGAAGAAGATGTTCATCGTCCCGACTTCCTCGACGTACTTGTGCTCCTTGCCGTCGAGCCACAGCACCTGCGTGAAGCCGCGCTTCTTGGCCTCCATCTGGCCGAGGAGGCTCGCGGCGTAGTTTCCGCCCGTCTTGGCCTCGCCCACGCCTCCGGCGATGGCCCGTACGTGCTCCTCCTCCACCATGATCTTCACCGGGTTGAACCCCTCGGGGTAGTACGCGCCGACGGGGTTCAGGATGATGTAGAGCAGGTAGCCGAGCGAGGGCCGGACGCCGAGCACCGCGTCGGTGGCGATGATGTTCGGACGGATGTAGAGCGAGCACCCCTCGGACTTGGGGATCCACTGGCGGTCGAGCAACACGAGCTGCTTCAGTGCGTCGCCCACGGCCTGCTTGTCGAAGGCCGGGATGCACAGGCGCGCCGCCGAGCGGGAGAGCCGCTCGAGGTGGTGCATGTGGCGGAAGAGCCGTACTCCGCCGTCGACGCCACGATAGGCCTTGAGCCCCTCGAAGGTCTGCTGGCCGTAGTGGAGCACGACGCAGGCCGGGTCGAGGGTCAGCGGCGCGTACGGGACGATGCGCGGCTGATGCCAGCCCAGCTCGGGCGTGTAGTTGTAGAGGAACATGTGGTCGGTGAAGTACCGACCGAAGCCGAGCTGCGCCTCGGAAGGCGGCTTGGGCTTGGGAGCGGTCGTGGGCGTGATCGTCAGTTCCATCGGTGCCTCGTGCGGCGAGGAAGGAGCGTAGGGGGTCCCGGCCAGGGACGCGTAACCATAGCAAAGCACTCTCGGGGCGGCAATCGGCGGTCGGTCGGTGCGCCGAGCCGTCCGCGGCCTTCCCCGGGCCATCGGCCGTCACCCGAGGAGGTAGATCACCTCGGCCGGCTCCAGGGCCAGCGGACCGTCGGGGAGGAGCTCGGGGGCGCCCTGCTGCCGGAAGACCCGCAGCACCTGTGGGGCACGCCGGAAGTAGCGCCGGAGGGGCGCGGCCGGAACGGACTGCGGCGCTCGCCAGTCCTTGTTGACGACGATCAGGACCGGGTCGTCTTCGGACCCTCCGTGCTTGCAGAGGACCGTGCTCGGGCCGTCGAGGTCGGTGACGACCTCCCAGCGCCCCTCTGCGCCGAGGACCGGATGGTGCACCTTCAGCCGGTTGATACGTTCGATGAACCACCGCAGGTCGTGTCCGGTGGCCTCCCAGTCCTCCGGCGAGGAGTGGACCACGTGGAGCGGCCGGGTGAAGCAGTGCTCGTAGCCGATCGGAACCATCACGCCCGACGAGAATGCGGCGGCGAAGGCATAACGCTGCTTCTGGACCGCCTCGAGGCCCCCCGACTCCGCCATCAGTCGCGGCGTGTCGTGCGATTCGGGGAAGGCGATGGAGGGCGCGACGCTCTGGAGCTCCGTGTGCTGCTCGAGGCACCAGGGTTGATCGAAGTTCCACCACTTCGAGCTATTGAAGAGGTAGTCGAAGCCCACGCCCTTGAGCGCGCGCACCTCGCCGAGACGGCAGCCGAGCGTCTCCGCGGCGAAGAGGGCGCCTGGCCGCAGCCGGCGCGCCGCGCCGATGAGCTGCTCCCAGAGTCGCGGGGGGACCTTGTAGGCCGCGTCGCAGCGGAAGCCGTCGAAGCCGAGCTCCAGGTAGAACTGCACCATGGCCGTCCAGTAGGCCCACAGGCCGGCGCGGTCCCCCGAGCCGGCGTTGTCCACCTCGGCCAGGTCGCCCCAGACAGTAACCTTGCGCGCGTCGGCGGGGTCGATGGCCGACGGGCTGACCGGATTCCCGTCGCGGTCCCGCCGGAACCAGGTCGGATGCTCCTTGATGAGCGGGCAGTCCTTGGAGGTGTGGTTCACCACCAGGTCCAGCATGACCTTCAGCCCCTGGCCGTGCATGACCTCGAGCGCGCGGCGCAGATCCTCCATCGGATCGGCCGATCCGGGGGGGATGAAGGCCGGGTTGAGCCGATAGAAATCCTTGACCGCGTACAGGCTCCCCGAGAAGCCCGGGTACTGGACCGGGTTGATGAAGAGCCAGTTGAAGCCCATGCGCTGGGCCCGCTCGGCGTGGGCGGTCCATTGCCCGAGGTGACCGGCGAGCCGAGGGAAGAGGTTGTAGATCAGGATCGGTCTGCTCATCGCGCGCGCAGCATACTCGGCTGGACCGTGCAACAAAAGGGGTGCGCGTGATTTTGGTCCGACGGGTTCTCTGGGTTACGCTGAAGCGATGAAGCCCACGCTGGTCCGGATTCGCCTCGGCGGTCAGGAGCTCGACGTCCCTTATGGCGTCACTGCCGCCGAGCTCTTCGCGCAGTACGTCCCGCCCTCCGAGCAGCCGCCGCTGGCGGCGATCGTGCACCAGCGCTGCGTGGACCTCTCCTTTCGCGTGACCGCGCCGACGGAGGTGATACCGGTCGACTACACGCGACGTCAGGGGGTGCTGGCGTACCGACGGACGGCGAGCCTGCTGCTCCTCGAGGCGATGCGCCGCCTCTTCGGCGAGGTGCGGGTGACCATCGGCCAGGCGCTCGGCAACGGCTACTCCTATCACCCGCGGCTCGCCGGCGGGGTGACGCCGCAGCAGGTCGAGGAGATCGAGCGCGTGATGCGCGAGCTGGTGAGCGAGGACCTACCTCTCGTCACGGAGCGGGTCAGCGTGGCCGAGGCTCGCGACCTCTTCACCGCGGCGGGCTCGGAGAGCAAGCTCCGGTTGCTGCGTACGCACTGGGAGAGCCACATCGAGCTCGTGCGCCTCGGCGAGACCTGGGACATCCACCACTACCCGGTGGCGCCGCGCACCGGGTTCATTCGCACCTTCGCCCTCGTGCACGAGCCTCCGGGGTTCGTGCTGCGCTTCCCGCCGCGCGGCAAGCCGCAGCCCGTCTCGCCGTACGTGGACCTGCCGAAGCTGATGCAGGTCTATCAGGAGACCCGGCGCTGGCTCGGCATCGTCGGCCTCGAGAGCGTGGGGCAGCTCAACGAGCTCACCCAGCGCGGTGAGGCGGCCGAGGTGATCCGCATCGACGAAGGGTTGCACGAGAAGAAGATCGCGCAGGTGGCGGACGAGATCTGCCGCTCGACGGGGATTCGGCTCGTCCTCATCGCCGGGCCGTCGGCCTCGGGCAAGACGACCTTCTCCAAGCGGCTGAGCCTGCAGCTCCGGGTCAACGGCGTACGTCCCGTCGCGCTCTCCACCGACAACTTCTACGTCAACCGCGACGAGACGCCGCGCGACGAGCACGGTCGCTACGACTTCGAGTCGATCGAGGCCATCGACCTCGCGCTCTTCAACGAGGTGCTCGCGGGGCTGCTGCGCGGCGAGGAGGTGCTCACCCCGCGCTTCGAGTTCACGACCGGGCAGAGGCGGCCCAGGGACAAGTGGCGGCCGATGCGGCTCGAGGCGGGGCAGGTCCTCGTCGTGGAAGGGATCCACGGCCTGAATCCTCGGCTG includes:
- a CDS encoding histidine phosphatase family protein, with amino-acid sequence MRRLLAYLLPLGLFLPACAGVGTPPVIYLARHGQSPWNRVGRVQGDPGLDAVGYVNRAQLWYLLKDEPIAAVYTSGLRRTILTAELVARQHKLPIQPRPVLNEIDTGLLLGMCYAQINPWEMHAGDEKCEVPARGSRPEETLKWLRPLVKDLRGHRLDGKAPLGESYLDMAVRTQKFVDELRAGWQSRPVLVVGHGVVNRILLHQLLGWPLANVSKIRQENDQVYKIEGADTASPTVSLFTPGFGWRRCTPPSQVGQKQLDCNPGPAKAESPRPAPAPATAPAPSAPAPAPAAPGTATP
- a CDS encoding alpha-amylase, whose product is MSRPILIYNLFPRLAGHLGQWTAHAERAQRMGFNWLFINPVQYPGFSGSLYAVKDFYRLNPAFIPPGSADPMEDLRRALEVMHGQGLKVMLDLVVNHTSKDCPLIKEHPTWFRRDRDGNPVSPSAIDPADARKVTVWGDLAEVDNAGSGDRAGLWAYWTAMVQFYLELGFDGFRCDAAYKVPPRLWEQLIGAARRLRPGALFAAETLGCRLGEVRALKGVGFDYLFNSSKWWNFDQPWCLEQHTELQSVAPSIAFPESHDTPRLMAESGGLEAVQKQRYAFAAAFSSGVMVPIGYEHCFTRPLHVVHSSPEDWEATGHDLRWFIERINRLKVHHPVLGAEGRWEVVTDLDGPSTVLCKHGGSEDDPVLIVVNKDWRAPQSVPAAPLRRYFRRAPQVLRVFRQQGAPELLPDGPLALEPAEVIYLLG
- a CDS encoding SH3 domain-containing protein, whose translation is MTCRVLSRSLSFWLPLLALVSPACAPDEGPASERSAQSKVGTFLEITEDARTGVPGRKCFAIEGESSRWSDRLAALQDRDKPEVERRCKLYQNKVVCKLYSVCKGDTVQLLENSSAVLREPYQKVRYMVFSDCGEPFFAEGWLYAWDYAMTPRETGIVLTHRRYGMVLPFVRSDDPALEGAMGGVAWKGLWQSKESLPRWFVPLGAGNAAKVTRGHALRGYSCQNVRARPSSSSRVEDCLPQGHDLEVLARTPAEGGCWYKVRYATRKGTLVQQKQAYVLQAVVRDGADAWEAEPRHLEWERQLYYLAPPPPVLTLPGCTTNEQCPLDEIGHGQFCRKPDGQCGGSGTCVPLPWDCSPIPEGPTVVGCDGRCYADPCYAFIQGVNVQRVQACVAP
- a CDS encoding nucleoside kinase is translated as MKPTLVRIRLGGQELDVPYGVTAAELFAQYVPPSEQPPLAAIVHQRCVDLSFRVTAPTEVIPVDYTRRQGVLAYRRTASLLLLEAMRRLFGEVRVTIGQALGNGYSYHPRLAGGVTPQQVEEIERVMRELVSEDLPLVTERVSVAEARDLFTAAGSESKLRLLRTHWESHIELVRLGETWDIHHYPVAPRTGFIRTFALVHEPPGFVLRFPPRGKPQPVSPYVDLPKLMQVYQETRRWLGIVGLESVGQLNELTQRGEAAEVIRIDEGLHEKKIAQVADEICRSTGIRLVLIAGPSASGKTTFSKRLSLQLRVNGVRPVALSTDNFYVNRDETPRDEHGRYDFESIEAIDLALFNEVLAGLLRGEEVLTPRFEFTTGQRRPRDKWRPMRLEAGQVLVVEGIHGLNPRLTEAVPEGQKFRIHINALTQLCLDDHYRTYTSDTRLLRRIVRDRLFRGYSAATTIETWPRVRRGELRNIYPFQEQADMMFNSSLVYEMAVLRLYAERFLLEVPQDHPSFANAHRLLRYVSHFVPMFDESIPDTSLLREFIGGSQFEY
- a CDS encoding rhomboid family intramembrane serine protease; protein product: MRRHVVIGPDTKLVRMGGRLPRGALVLLCVQIGLFLLYAFGDGPAWVKRTLVQSADQVLRDHRVWQPLSALWLHVEGQTQALLFNMLVLWVFGSALERWWGTRRFLVFWITCGVVGLLAALVVGVAFPKQLIAGSGGSTMGMVLAFALLFPNHLAFFYGVLPLRAKWTAVILGAFLVIGNALARAYLELALGAGGALAALLFFFVPRWLGPRGRRKPPKPGHLTVLPGGRKDEPKLWN
- a CDS encoding site-2 protease family protein; the encoded protein is MSYLLAIGGLAVLIVIHELGHMMVARWSGMRVDKFSIFFGPPLLKWRGKETTYQLAVVPVGGYVQIAGMNPHEQLPPDDPGSYQNKSALARFATVFAGPAVNYLFAILLMVVVMLAWGIPRWQLTVDKVEPKAPAATAGMRSGDLIEAIAGHPVTGVEEVLAAIGGSSGQPLVVKLKRAGQPVSLKVTPMKDGGGYRIGIGFGRKLSFGSVGAGNGVLLALYYPFAESKKILAGLGRLVTGKVSAKQVGGPLEIVRQLKMSFEDSFAMALIFLAMLNVYLGLFNLLPLPALDGGRLVFLAYTILFRRPVNQRFENAVHTAGFLLLLGLLVLVTYRDIARIFQ
- a CDS encoding branched-chain amino acid aminotransferase; this translates as MELTITPTTAPKPKPPSEAQLGFGRYFTDHMFLYNYTPELGWHQPRIVPYAPLTLDPACVVLHYGQQTFEGLKAYRGVDGGVRLFRHMHHLERLSRSAARLCIPAFDKQAVGDALKQLVLLDRQWIPKSEGCSLYIRPNIIATDAVLGVRPSLGYLLYIILNPVGAYYPEGFNPVKIMVEEEHVRAIAGGVGEAKTGGNYAASLLGQMEAKKRGFTQVLWLDGKEHKYVEEVGTMNIFFVIGDEVITSPLTGSILHGVTRDSVLRILRDWGHHVSERLLSIHEVVAAAENGTLKEVFGTGTAAVVSPVGAFSFRGTMHTVGDGHTGQLSQQLYDYLLGIQYGKVKDPYGWTERIDL